From the genome of Lineus longissimus chromosome 8, tnLinLong1.2, whole genome shotgun sequence, one region includes:
- the LOC135492944 gene encoding uncharacterized protein LOC135492944, whose translation MEESIHQKEGQYEMKLPFRREDVQLPNNRSQALQRLTSLKHKMKKNPKFHQDYKDFMQHISDHSYAEEVSESEVDRNDGRVWYIPHHGVYHPRKAKIRVVFDCSAKYAGLSLNDTLLQGPNLTNNLVGVLLRFRRYPVAITADIEKMFHRVRVSSEDRDYLRSMWWPDGDVEAEPRTYRMNVHLFGAASSPSCANLALRKLAEDYRENYSEKTIKAILKSFYVDDCLESIKSEVKAIPHVKELTGICNQGGFRLSQWLSNSCMVLESIPVEERCKGAKDLDLDKDHLPIERTLGVTWQVENDAFSFAIKIEDRQPTRRGLLFVISSVYDPLGLAAPFILPAKILLQRLCEKNLGWDEEIDGPELERWQVWLQDLPKLEKHVVLRCVRPRNLGVIRSSQVHHFADASEAGYGTASYLRLEDTNGNVSCTLLLGKARVAPLKKTTIPRLELTAATAAVKMNHLIMKELDYPVDNTFFWTDSTAVLRYIRNETSRYKTFVANRVAAIREGSVSHQWNYVPTGDNPADDASRGLAVDQFLKSERWIQGPSFLYKPQRE comes from the coding sequence ATGGAAGAGTCCATCCACCAGAAGGAAGGccaatatgaaatgaaattgccCTTCCGTAGAGAAGACGTCCAATTGCCTAACAATCGTTCACAAGCCCTGCAGCGTCTAACTAGCCTGAAACACAAGATGAAGAAAAACCCGAAGTTCCATCAAGACTACAAGGATTTCATGCAGCATATATCAGATCATTCTTATGCAGAAGAGGTCTCCGAGTCAGAAGTAGATCGAAATGATGGCAGGGTCTGGTATATCCCACACCATGGGGTATACCACCCAAGGAAGGCTAAGATAAGAGTCGTCTTTGATTGCTCCGCTAAGTATGCTGGCCTGTCCCTTAATGACACTCTACTTCAGGGCCCCAACCTGACCAATAATCTAGTTGGCGTGTTGCTGAGGTTCCGAAGATATCCGGTGGCGATCACTGCAGACATTGAAAAGATGTTCCATCGGGTGAGAGTTAGCAGCGAAGATAGGGATTACCTGCGATCCATGTGGTGGCCAGATGGCGACGTGGAAGCTGAGCCCAGAACGTACCGGATGAATGTCCATTTGTTTGGGGCTGCATCATCCCCAAGTTGTGCCAACCTGGCACTCAGAAAATTAGCAGAAGACTATCGTGAAAACTACAGCGAAAAAACCATCAAGGCTATCCTGAAATCTTTCTATGTTGATGACTGTTTGGAGTCGATCAAATCAGAGGTCAAGGCCATCCCCCACGTCAAAGAACTAACAGGCATCTGTAATCAAGGAGGGTTCAGGTTATCACAGTGGCTAAGTAATAGCTGCATGGTTTTGGAGTCGATACCTGTGGAAGAGCGATGTAAGGGCGCTAAGGATCTTGACCTCGATAAGGATCATCTGCCAATAGAACGAACACTTGGCGTGACATGGCAAGTTGAGAATGACGCCTTCAGTTTCGCTATAAAGATAGAGGATCGCCAGCCTACAAGACGAGGATTGCTGTTCGTTATTAGTTCGGTGTACGACCCCCTTGGTCTAGCTGCACCTTTTATCCTCCCAGCGAAAATCCTTCTCCAACGTCTGTGTGAAAAAAATCTTGGCTGGGATGAAGAAATAGACGGACCCGAACTTGAGAGATGGCAAGTGTGGCTACAAGACCTACCCAAGCTAGAGAAGCATGTCGTTCTCAGATGCGTAAGGCCTAGGAACCTTGGGGTCATTCGCTCAAGTCAGGTGCATCACTTTGCTGATGCTAGTGAGGCCGGTTACGGGACTGCCTCTTACCTCAGGCTCGAGGATACAAATGGTAATGTGTCCTGCACTCTGTTGCTAGGCAAGGCCAGGGTAGCCCCGTTAAAGAAGACCACCATACCCAGATTAGAGCTGACGGCAGCTACTGCAGCAGTTAAGATGAATCATCTCATCATGAAGGAGTTGGACTACCCAGTCGATAACACCTTCTTCTGGACAGACAGCACCGCAGTCCTGAGATACATCAGAAACGAGACAAGCAGGTACAAGACGTTTGTGGCGAACAGGGTTGCCGCAATCCGTGAGGGTTCTGTCAGTCATCAATGGAACTACGTACCAACTGGGGACAATCCTGCGGATGATGCTTCACGCGGGCTGGCAGTGGACCAGTTTCTGAAGAGCGAGCGATGGATTCAAGGGCCAAGCTTCCTCTACAAACCACAAAGAGAATAG